ATTTGTAATTGGATCACCTCTTTTGTTATATCAATTCTCGTAGAAGTGGCTTTGAGTTGACGAATAAGGACATCTTTACCTAGGTCGGCATCCATTTTTTTTATGATATCGATGAGTTTTAGATTTTGATGATTATCTGGGTGCAGAAATTGTTGAATCCTTATTTGTGAAATTCCTTTATAGGAATGCTTTTCTAAAAATTCAATAGTACTGTTTCTGAGTTGGATTTCTTTTTCTTTTAACCCATTCGTGTTTGCAGCAACAATAAATAATTTTTTGACCATTTTTGGGTATTGTGTTGCAAAATTCATTGCAGAAAAACCACCTAAAGAAAAGCCTACAATAATTGCTGGTTCAGATATTTCAGACAGTATGATTTGATTAATGTCTTCAAAAGAATGTGCAGATGTAATATCAATATATGCAGGAAGTATATTTTCTAAATTTGGAAAAACAA
The sequence above is a segment of the Tenacibaculum sp. 190130A14a genome. Coding sequences within it:
- a CDS encoding alpha/beta hydrolase — translated: MQKVYFISGTMCTIDLWQFVFPNLENILPAYIDITSAHSFEDINQIILSEISEPAIIVGFSLGGFSAMNFATQYPKMVKKLFIVAANTNGLKEKEIQLRNSTIEFLEKHSYKGISQIRIQQFLHPDNHQNLKLIDIIKKMDADLGKDVLIRQLKATSTRIDITKEVIQLQIPIHYIAAENDILVKSSEIKSTAKSSKKGIFVNLKNCGHMIPLEKGKALSVILNQTIT